In Corallococcus silvisoli, one DNA window encodes the following:
- a CDS encoding histidine triad nucleotide-binding protein: MPESDCLFCKIRDGLIPAKVVYRDDHCLAFEDINPQAPTHVLFIPKKHIATMNDLTPEDRELVGNLYMGAAKVARERGHADAGYRVVMNTQRDAGQTVFHIHLHLLAGRVLHWPPG; the protein is encoded by the coding sequence ATGCCCGAATCCGACTGCCTCTTCTGCAAGATTCGCGATGGCCTCATCCCGGCGAAGGTCGTCTACCGGGACGACCACTGCCTCGCCTTCGAGGACATCAACCCCCAGGCCCCCACCCACGTCCTGTTCATCCCGAAGAAGCACATCGCCACCATGAACGACCTGACCCCGGAGGACCGGGAGCTGGTGGGCAACCTGTACATGGGCGCGGCGAAGGTGGCGCGTGAGCGGGGCCACGCGGACGCGGGCTACCGCGTGGTGATGAACACCCAGCGCGACGCCGGCCAGACGGTGTTCCACATCCACCTTCACCTGCTCGCGGGCCGCGTCCTCCACTGGCCGCCGGGCTAG